From Carassius auratus strain Wakin chromosome 22, ASM336829v1, whole genome shotgun sequence, a single genomic window includes:
- the LOC113039864 gene encoding uncharacterized protein LOC113039864, whose protein sequence is MMSSRLLLLLLVLALAACLRSGRAQEDPFPLSLVDLVMNSPISSVDDLKRLLDVEFVEEDDEKPENEMHSNGTHIRLPRSLNVQVAVPAMCKVRTEVMEVTRSMLDKRNANFLLWPLCVEVQRCSGCCNTRVSQCVPVSTETRHLQMTKIQYINQKPVYEKVVIPVEDHVTCSCQQRVSAQPPRPQTTPLPPPRPHPKVTLPKTQSKEDLHRNDELKHNQRLHLEDRESQELQWQSKYTVAHTQGYRQSPYQHTLTHTPVYTSRGNVPTRQPTLGDPHMMSDTTQTEEVEPTKTEHSGDGMAKKTQQHYDKHPQEEQRTKPYQTTPQQPKTNPSQKSVQSEHIMPHGSQLDSLSRTYSHVEVIGQSSGLSEVLNHHPEQSEVRKHHHHHQSEASNQNNQEKEQQQEETQHYIRHQHHRHHQLHQHTTQAVSQQQTSPQTTVIEAPPTTPSAPQTPPPLPPPRKRRRKHRRRMSKASMRAMIMVMS, encoded by the exons ATGATGAGCTcgcggctgctgctgctgctgctggtgctcGCGCTCGCGGCGTGCCTGCGGTCCGGTCGCGCGCAG GAGGACCCTTTCCCTCTGTCTCTGGTGGATTTAGTGATGAACAGTCCGATCtcatctgtagatgatctgaAGAGACTTCTGGACGTAGAATTCGTAG AGGAAGATGATGAGAAGCCCGAGAATGAGATGCACTCTAACGGAACACACATACGTCTTCCCAGAAGCCTTA ATGTTCAGGTGGCCGTGCCGGCGATGTGTAAGGTGAGGACAGAAGTTATGGAAGTGACCCGTTCGATGTTGGACAAACGGAACGCCAACTTCTTGTTATGGCCTCTGTGTGTGGAAGTGCAGCGCTGTTCGGGCTGCTGCAACACACGTGTTTCACAATGTGTGCCGGTCAGCACAGAAACACGACATTTACAG atgacAAAAATCCAATACATTAACCAAAAACCAGTCTACGAGAAGGTTGTCATACCCGTGGAGGACCATGTGACTTGTAGTTGTCAACAACGTGTTTCTGCTCAACCCCCACGACCCCAGACCACACCCCTTCCTCCACCCAGACCCCACCCTAAAGTAACATTACCAAAGACGCAATCAAAAGAGGATCTACACCGCAATGATGAACTTAAACATAATCAAAGGCTCCATTTGGAAGATAGAGAGAGTCAGGAACTACAATGGCAGTCGAAATACACAGTCGCACACACACAAGGGTACCGACAAAGCCCATACCAacatacacttacacacacaccaGTTTATACAAGCAGAGGAAATGTTCCCACCAGACAACCCACATTAGGAGATCCACACATGATGAGTGACACAACACAAACGGAGGAGGTTGAGCCCACGAAAACCGAACACAGTGGCGACGGCATGGCGAAAAAGACGCAACAGCATTACGACAAACATCCACAAGAGGAACAACGGACGAAACCATATCAAACAACACCACAGCAACCAAAAACCAATCCTTCCCAAAAGTCCGTCCAATCAGAGCACATCATGCCACACGGCAGCCAATTAGACAGTCTAAGTCGCACTTACAGTCACGTTGAGGTCATTGGCCAATCCAGTGGCTTATCAGAAGTACTAAATCATCACCCTGAGCAATCAGAAGTTAGAAaacatcatcaccaccaccaatCTGAAGCAAGTAACCAAAATAACCAAGAAAAGGAACAGCAGCAAGAGGAAACACAACATTATATTCGTCACCAACACCACCGACACCATCAGCTTCACCAACATACAACGCAAGCAGTTAGCCAACAACAGACTAGCCCACAAACAACAG TGATAGAAGCCCCTCCCACCACTCCCTCAGCTCCACAGACTCCGCCCCCTCTTCCGCCCCCGCGGAAGCGCCGACGGAAACACCGGAGGAGGATGAGCAAGGCCTCCATGAGAGCGAtgataat GGTAATGTCCTGA